A part of Vigna radiata var. radiata cultivar VC1973A unplaced genomic scaffold, Vradiata_ver6 scaffold_253, whole genome shotgun sequence genomic DNA contains:
- the LOC106755375 gene encoding transcription factor bHLH162: protein MIMDQLGIQPPSTKVERRLVEKNRRNQMKILFNKLNSLLPSYNPKEVLPLPDQVDEAINYIKSLEAKVKMAQEKKESLQGAKKRYRGCFSNNNGANLATAPLPKSPQLEIQEVGSSLQVVLTTGMDNQFIFYEIIRMLHEENIEVRSLNSSLTAGDSVLHVVHAEIPQSFLQFGAAKVSERLKRFVNGSYSDVETQHEWWDFDIGTDDIWGF, encoded by the exons ATGATAATGGATCAGCTTGGAATTCAACCCCCTTCAACCAAGGTTGAAAGAAGGCTCGTTGAGAAGAACAGAAGAAACCAGATGAAGATCCTCTTCAACAAACTCAATTCTCTTCTCCCTAGCTACAACCCCAAG GAAGTATTACCACTGCCTGATCAAGTGGATGAGGCAATCAACTACATCAAGAGTTTGGAGGCGAAGGTGAAGATGGCgcaagagaagaaagagagtttGCAGGGTGCTAAGAAAAGATATCGTGGTTGCTTCTCCAATAATAACGGTGCTAATTTAGCTACAGCACCACTCCCAAAATCTCCACAACTTGAGATTCAAGAAGTGGGTTCCTCCCTACAAGTTGTTCTGACTACAGGGATGGATAACCAGTTCATATTCTATGAAATCATTCGAATGCTGCATGAAGAGAACATAGAGGTTAGAAGTCTCAATTCCTCACTCACTGCTGGAGACTCGGTGCTTCATGTTGTGCATGCTGag ATTCCTCAATCTTTTCTTCAATTCGGAGCCGCCAAAGTAAGTGAGAGGTTGAAAAGGTTTGTAAATGGATCATACAGTGACGTGGAAACACAACACGAGTGGTGGGATTTTGATATTGGCACTGATGATATCTGGGGTTTCTAG
- the LOC106755392 gene encoding probable pectate lyase 4, with protein MISYNININYWRFALAIVVVTFIPNLSVAKQSKIDGLKMNVIDQCWRLNPEWRMNRPQLATCSIGYTGKMTNNTGKDLVHYEVIDPSDDPISPKPGTLRYGASVIQSKVWITFQKDMHIKLERPLLISSFTTIDGRGVNVDIAENACLMIFKATNVIIHNIRLHHCKPQAPGVVMGPEGKVIPLGHVDGDAIRLVTASKIWIDHNTLYNCQDGLLDVTRGSTDVTISNNWFRNQDKVMLLGHDDGYIRDQNMKVTLVYNHFGPNCNQRMPRIRHGYAHVVNNLYLGWVQYAIGGSMRPSLKSEANLFIAPTKGSKEVTWRKNSHGNGDAWKFYSLKDAFENGASFTMTKGGHVPKPNYNEEQRFSVVNVKYVRLLTRSSGVLRCTATSLC; from the exons ATGATATCTTAcaatatcaatattaattattggcGTTTTGCTTTAGCTATTGTTGTTGTTACTTTCATTCCAAACCTCAGTGTTGCAAAACAATCTAAAATAGATGGATTGAAAATGAATGTGATTGATCAATGTTGGAGATTGAATCCTGAATGGAGGATGAATCGACCTCAATTAGCAACGTGTTCTATTGGCTACACTGGTAAGATGACAAACAACACTGGGAAAGACCTCGTCCATTATGAAGTTATTGACCCTAGTGATGATCCTATAAGTCCTAAACCTGGGACCTTGAGATATGGAGCTTCTGTAATTCAAAGTAAAGTGTGGATAACATTCCAAAAAGACATGCATATTAAACTCGAAAGACCCCTTCTTATTAGTAGTTTTACAACCATTGATGGTCGAGGTGTTAATGTTGACATTGCTGAAAATGCATGTTTAATGATCTTTAAG gcCACAAATGTAATCATCCATAACATTCGACTTCATCATTGCAAACCTCAAGCTCCAGGGGTTGTGATGGGACCAGAAGGAAAGGTGATTCCTTTGGGCCATGTAGATGGAGATGCAATAAGATTGGTTACTGCTTCAAAGATTTGGATTGATCATAATACACTTTATAATTGTCAAGATGGCTTACTAGATGTAACACGGGGTTCAACTGATGTGACTATATCTAATAATTGGTTTAGAAACCAAGACAAAGTCATGCTTCTTGGACATGATGATGGTTATATAAGAGATCAAAACATGAAGGTTACTCTTGTATACAACCACTTTGGACCTAATTGTAATCAACGCATGCCCag GATTCGTCATGGGTATGCACATGTAGTGAATAATCTTTACTTAGGATGGGTGCAATATGCCATTGGTGGAAGTATGAGACCTAGTCTCAAAAGTGAAGCTAATCTCTTTATAGCACCAACAAAAGGGAGTAAAGAG GTAACATGGAGAAAAAATAGCCACGGAAATGGAGATGCATGGAAGTTTTATTCACTGAAAGATGCATTTGAGAATGGAGCTTCTTTCACAATGACAAAAGGAGGACATGTGCCAAAACCAAACTATAATGAAGAACAACGTTTTAGTGTTGTTAATGTCAAATATGTAAGATTATTAACTCGTTCATCAGGTGTATTACGATGCACTGCAACATCTTTATGTTGA